The genomic stretch tcgctactgtagcactttcgtttgtttgtggcaaatattattcaatcatagactaactaggatcaaaagattcatctcgcgatttatagttaaactgtgcaattagtttttattttcgtctatatttaatgcttcatacataagccgaaagattcgatgtgacagagaatcttgaaaactttttggttttggggtaaactaaacagggcctaagtacATGTCAttccatattaattacaaaaaatgaccatgttatctatatcatgtgaaatattttaaatctttaatctattaacatacaagtcagTACATatactatttgtttcatcaccaattcctctataatggaaccaaatattagtttttcttctattaacttaacaattttttactagatctaatacgataaaatacatgcaagttaaattcatatatatgtatacaatATAATATATTGAATATCATTTAGTAAtgctatgtatataatgatctatttttaaaaaaattccgcagcaacgcgcagagaattcatctagttcATTATTCTAGTGACCTGCCCTCTAAACTTTAAAATTGGTGCAACTCAGGGCCAGTTTGGGGTGTTGAGTTCCCCTTTTATCCCAAAAAATTATGAGtagaactaaacaccatgtaaaTTTTGTAAAATGGTTGTCATTCTTCATTTTAGATTTTGGCTTAGGGGTGTCTAGTTTCCTTTTTATCCTTAAAAGTTCTGGGTTTTAGTCTTTTtgcataatggaactaaacactatgcatttttttggtaaaatgttgtcatttggattttggcctcaaaaggccaaaagaaaacaaaagagcctcaagaggcCATAAATGAGAAcaataaattctgtattttggatggaactaaacataaccCTAAAAATTTTAACATTTTACATTGCATCATTCCAAAGTAGTTTGTATTTTATATTTTGCATTtcatggggaactaaacaagactaaaaaaaccaaaagagCTTCAAGAGGCCATAATGAGGGCAATAAATTCtacattttggatggaactaaacatatccctaaaaattttagcattttaTATTTCATCATTCCAAAGTAGTTTTCATTTTGCATTCcatagggaactaaacaggcccttagttcCCCATTTGAGCCAAAAAAAATTGAGTTTTGGCCcagcattttgcaaaatagaattaAACAACAACCAGAAATTTTGACAAAATGGTTGtcattttgcattttggattTTTGCCTCAAGAGACAAAACAAAACCCAGAAGAGCCTTCATTACCTTCACCTAAcctgaaaattttggcattttggaTGGAAGTAAACATAACCTTAAAATTTTTAGCATTTTACATTTTATTATTCTAAAATAATTGGTATTTTGCATTTGCATTCCATAGGGCCTCAATTTCTACATGTAATGTGCCTCGTTTTAagctaagggggtgtttagttcccctttcATTCAAAAAATTCTAGGTTTTGGTCTACCATTTTGCATAATGAAACTAAGGGTCTGTTTAGTTCCCTATTGAGGCCTTGGATTTTGGCCAATCATTCTATAGAATTGAACTAAACACCATCTaatttttttgacaaaatagTTGATATTTTGCATTATGAATTTTTGCCTTAAGAGGCAAAAAAATGCCTAAAAGAGCAGCTTCATATATTTTGGATTCTGAAAATTTTGgtattttggatggaactaaacacaccCATAAAAAAATTGGCATTGTGCATTTTGTCATTCCAAAATACttggtattttgtatttttgcattctatagggaactaaacacaacttaaacaccatgcaaaaattttggcaaaaaagtgactattctccattttggattttggcctcaagagacTAAAAATAGGCCAAAACATCTGGGAGCCCGTGCTCACCCTCACCAACACCATGAAGAATTTGATATTTTGAATAGAACTAAACATATCCATAAAAATTTGGtattttatatttcattattTGAAAAACATTTTATATTTTGCATTTTATAGGACACTGAACGTTCTCGAGTTGCAGCACTCAATAGAAAATCGTAAAAGCGGAAACCCGAGTAGAGTTCAGGCCCACTCGCACTCGCAAGTGAGCCCGCTCGCTTTGCCCCCAGTTGGGCTCCCAGCTCAGTAAACCCTACTGCCCAGCAGCACCCACTCAtctcgccgcgccgccgcgtaAACCCCGCCCGCACCCATCTCGCCGTCGCGCCTCCCCGCCCTCGCCCAGGCGCAAACCATGGCGGCCGCCTCGAGGGGCCTGCTCGCGCGCCTCCGCGGCCTCTCACTCTCTGCCGGCGGGAGCCCGCGCCTCCCCTTCCCGCCTTCCCGGCTCTTCTCCGCGGAGGCCTTCGTCTCCCattccgacgacgacgacgctgggggcgagggcggcggcgggggccggATCATCGAGGCGCGGGCCGGGGTGATGGGCCCCACATCGCGGCGCACCGGCGTGATCGGCGTCAAGTGCGGGATGTCGGCGATGTGGGACAAGTGGGGCGCCAAGGTGCCCATCACCGTCCTCTGGGTCGACGACAACGTTGTTACCCAGGTCAAGACCGCCGAGAAGGAGGGTTTCTTCGCCCTACAGGTGCTACACGAAATTTCCCTGAGTTCTCCCTTTGAAACGTGTTCCACCGAAACAAATGAAGTATTGAAGGGCTGCTGGTTCGATTCACTCGCTAGACTTGAAAGCAATGATGTCGCTTAAACCTGGATGGTGATGGCTGAGATGTTGTAAATTATTGTTTTAGATCAGTAATATCTTGTTGATTCAGTATATCTCAATACTATTTCCTACTTTAGAGCGGTGGTAGTTAATTTTTAATGGAAAATGGTAAACTATCCCACATTCACTTGTATTTTGATTTCCACCTCGTAAGgcgtttggttgcaaatgcctaGCCCCTAGTTGACTCTGTTGCAAATGCCATCCCACAGAGCATATCAGATTCTGCCTGACTCTGCCCATGTGGAACCACTATAGTCCATGCTAACTGAGTAAAGCTTGTTCTAGTGCTTGGACCATGTTGTGGTGAAGAATTTTGCAAATAGCATAAACCGTAAAACCGATGGATTTAATGAAATACAGGTCTTGTATTTTTAGTGtatctaacttatataaagagcATCAGGCACTCTAGGATAGAAAAAGCAGGTGAAATCAGCTGGTTGCATCTTGGTGGGATGGTTTTTGCTACAAAACCGACTTGGGTAATGGTGGGTCTTTGCAACAAAACGTTTTATGTGGTGGTATTCCAAACCAAAGAGAGACGTGGTGTTGTTTTTGAAATTTGCCATGTTTCTAAACTCATGCGGCAATGATCTGGTTCTGGCTCTTCCCCGCAGTGCCTACAGAAAGAACGAGTTGGGTAATGGTGGGTCTTTGCAACAAAACGTTTTATGTGGTGGTATTCCAAACCAAAGAGAGACGTGGTGTTGTTTTTGAAATTTGCCATGTTTCTAAACTCATGCGGCAATGATCTGGTTCTGGCTCTTCCCCGCAGTGCCTACAGAAAGaactataaaaaaaataaaggaaGATAATTGGTCTGGTGGTGTTGAattttcttttgttcttttgCCATTTTACTCTCTTCAGCAAATATCGGTATATGCAAGTTATCCTATCAACTTAATCCTTTATTTATCAATTTACTAGTAAGGAGTTCATAAGTCAATTGTGACAATTTAACTGGAGCAAAGTTTTGGTAACCACTAACCATAAAGCATCTCATGCACTTACACCATGAATAAGACACTAGTAAGAAGTATCCTGCCTTAATTTTTTGTTTAAATTGATCTAATGCAATGCAGGGTGtttaacttttttttctttgtttgttACATCCACCTTTACTTTGCAAAAGAAAAGGTATTGCTAAATtcctaaattcttctccttgtgTTTGTTAGCTTGGCGCAGGTCAAAAGAAGGAAAAACACCTAACAAAGCCTGAAGTTGGCCACTTTAGAGCACAGGGAGTGCCTCTGAAGAGAAAGCTAAGGGAATTTCCTGTCACTGAGGATGCGCTTCTTCCTGTTGGCACAACCATCACAGTTCGCCACTTTTTGCCTGGACAATTTGTTGATGTCACTGGAATCACGAAGGGGAAAGGTTTTGCGGTATGTATTTTTCCTGTCCGGTCTATTTTTGTGCTTTCACTTGTCAAGACAGTTCACTACATTGCTGTAAACCAACTAGCTATCGCCAGGGTTTTAGTTTGTGTTTCTTTCGCAACACCTCTGTTTGATTAGTTGAAATGAATCCAGAGGAAATTATGCAAGAGATATTTGTGATACTTAAGTTTCTAGTTTATGCCCTGAATTTAAGTTGCTCCATTTCAAACATTTATTTGATTAAAATTGTTCTCTTGCAATTTATATGTTAGCTTTTCTGATAATAAAAGCAAACACTATGTATTTCTTACAATTGGTGGAATATTCTAACAGAGTGTATAGAATTAAAAACTTAAAATTTGACTGGTGCCAATTACAATTCAGATCAGTGTTATATGAGATAACAAAGATGTTAATGAAAATTTCCACCTTTTCAAATATTAGACTCtgactgatttttttttctgagaATTAAATACATTAATGTCCAAAGTAGTGTGCATCTTAGAAACTATAGTTATCCTTAATGTTATTGTGGGATCAGTGTCTTTTCAGatcttgagtaacttttctataaactcttagcacataaaaGAGCAGAATTTGGCTGGACATGTGAGAGGCAGTGTGAGTGATCCTATTTTTGTGCTGCTTTGTTAACTGGTAACATCCATCCACAAGGAAAAAGGCTTATTGATGTTTGAGAAACTAGGAGGACCAGTATTTGGTAGATGGCCAAACCTCTTGAGGACTTCTTTTGCATGGTAGTGCAAGTTCTCCCATTATTTCCAAGATCCTTGATTTATTTTCTTGGGGAAATGTGCTAGTGTTACAGAACTTGGCAAAACTGGTGAATTTTTCATTAAAACATTGCGATTACAGAAGTAATATGACTCTGCTGAGTGTTAAACTGCTTCCTTCTGTACTCTGTAGAACAAAGTAATAATGTCTTTGTTGTCAATGTTTAACAATTTAACCTTCTTTTAATCTTGTAGGGTGTAATGAAAAAACATGGTTTCAGTGGGGGGCCTGCATCACATGGGGCATCTTTGTCGCATCGCAGTGGTGGCTCTACTGGTCAAAGAGATGCTCCTGGAAGGGTACGTTATATGACAGTATCACATTTATGTATTGAAAAAAATGTTATGCATCTCCCTCTCACAATAATGTCATTTTACTCTCCATAGGATAGGCAATAGTAAGGTTTTGCTATGAATTACACTTCCTCTTAATGAGATGAATTATGGATTTAAAGTATTTAGTCACAGGTTTTTTCGTGTTCCTCAGTAGTTAAGATGATAAGACCTTATGTATTGTTGGTATGTTCTCAATGTTTTTTACTTGGGCTGTACTATGAACAATGAGTCTGTTGAATGATGTCATCGTACAGTTGCCTTCTGAAGTATGTTACATGTTATTTGTTGGGTTCAGACCTGGGTCTTCACTGGAAAAAAAATGTAGATGTAATGTTTACATTACAAAACTCGTGAACTTTTTTTGGTCTTGAACACAGCCCATGGCTTGGAACCACACTGTGATATCTGTCATGCAGGAAGGCACTTGGTTTAAATTGTTTTGATAGGAGTGTACTTTTTCCCCCCTTAGACACGCAGGAGAACTGCGTATTATTGTATTGAGTATTGACAGATAGAAACATTCCGATTACAAGCTGATTCCATAGCAGGGGTTAGTTTTTGTTACATTCACGCCCTTTGGTGGAATATGATAGGAGCTTGCTAATGTGTGCACAAAGCAGTACTGCAGCAGCCAGCCTTGCACATGTAATGAAATAACAATTGGAAAATTTCAGGTTTTCAAAAACAGAAAAATGCCTGGACGCATGGGTGGTGTGCAACGCACAGTGAAGAATGTATGGGTTTACCAAATAGACCCAGCCAGGAACTTACTATATCTGAAGGGCCAGGTGGCTTGATTTCTGATGTCACAACATattttgttcaatcatagaagtTAAGTGTTTTATGTATCTTTGCCCCTTTTGCAGGTTCCTGGTCCTCAAGGTAGCTTTGTTTTCGTTAAGGATTCTATATACAAGAAACCTGACACAGCTTTGCTCCCATTTCCTACATATTTCACGCAAGAAGGCGAGCCTGAAGACTTGGAGCCCCTGATTGCTGATCTTGGTGATGTTGATCCATTCATGGCAGCTGATTAAAAGACAATGGACAAAGTTGGCGAACTCCCTTAGTGTTTTATGCACTCCTTGAGCTTGTCTGTTCCACGAGATTGTGAAATTCTCGATGGATTTGTGAGCAGTTCCTGAATCACAAGCTTCATCCGGTTACTGGCCAGCCTGATCAATGTTGTTCCATGTACATTACCTGGCAAGTATACCAGGGCCCCAACTCAATTAGGGTTTTTAGATTATTGTTTTGATTGACTGAGTTGAACaccttttttttaataaaaattgtAAGCGAAGCCACAGGTAGTAGTATATAAAATTGGAATATTTCACTCCTGATAGTGAGATCAGGTGTTTTGCCTTTGCGCGAGCTGCTTATATTATTGCCAGCTGTTCGTTTATTGTACGTGCACATGAACTATGCCTTGCGCTTTTCAAATTTGATACTAAAAGCAAGCATGTTCGTGCGTTGTTAATAATATGTAATTTTTTTGTaccttttttataaatttaaaaACAACAATATATGACTATGACATTGATAGTACTtaatccatttcaaattataagacgtgtGATATTTTTTATATCAGTTTAACCATTTGTCTTATTTAAAAGTGCAAAATATCGTTTCTTTTATCGTggtttggtttattaataaaagttcttcaaaaatAACTTTATGTCTGCAcatattttttgaataagacgaaaaatttgggataaaaaaagtcaaacgtttaataatttgggatggagagagaATGAGCTAATGttggtatatatatgaaattaaaatataatCTTGATAGATTTTTTTCTCCTATACGTTACAAATCACAATAATATTTTCTAAATCATAGAAATATTTGCTTTAATTTTCATGCTATTCATGGGTTGGTATAGTTAGAGTTTGTAATTTTCTTTGTGGACCGATAACACATGTAATTCTAAAATATGATCAAATCGGTAGGCTATTTAGTGCATTACTCTTGGTCATTAATACTCCTATGGATTataaattcataaaatagtgtCTTTAGTTGATTACTCTTATTGCTGGTCAGTTTAGGATTTAATTACTTGTATCAGGCTAAACACAGTTACACATTCTCTCATGTGCTTCGTTCAGGGGTGATTGGTTGCCCCACTCGGATCGTCCAAATGCTCATCCAACACTGTATCATCCActttggccttgtttggttGCGTGTCTCGCACCATTTGCCTGCATCCTTCCATTCCTTTCCCCTATCCCGTATGGATCCGTCTTCTCGATTTCTCCTTCCCTCGCGATACAGGACAACGTGGTGCAGGTATGGTGCACGGGCCCATGTGCTAGAGACCAAAACTTTTCATTCATGCATGCAACCAAACACGACATCGTCTCATTCTGGACCAACAACAAATACAACCAAACATAGCTACGTGCACAGTTTGAGCCTGCCTCCCATGATCCTGAATTGTCCCTTGATCCTGAATCGTCATCCCAAAGACAACCAATCACACCCTCACTGACCACCTGTATAGCTCAGTTGATGTGCATTCTGGCTCATGTGATTCAGTTATGTGTTCGGATTCCAGTGACGAGCCTGATCGCTTGGCATAAAAGTTGTGACAGAAAATACTGTttactgatttgttgtgagaaaaacactgctaactggctggcagattcgacagataagctcaaacgagaTTGATAGCACACACCACAAACTCCTCGAGCTCTTGTTTGTGGCAAGGATTGACTATACAAATTTTTATCCATCCAATGAAGGTAAAATATTCTATTGCAAGTGTTTTTAGAAAACTGGAGTTATTAGGCGCTTGAACTTATTAGCACCACTTTTTAACTATAGAACaaagtttttctctcataacaataAATCAGCATTAGCAACATTCTTTTTTCAGCCATGGAACAATGTGGATCAATTGCTGGTCAGCTAGATGGTGTTACCAAATTACTTTATTGAAAATGCTAGTTGAGCTACAGGTTTTATGCTGCCAAATTGGGGAGAGTTTTTCTCTCACCACAACAAATCAGCTTTAgcaacatttttttttttttgcagccaTGGAACAATGTGGATCAATTGCTGGTCAGCTAGATGGTGTTACCGAATTGCTTTATTGAAAATGCTACAGGTTTTATGCTGCCAAATTGGGGCTGGATCAGCTCAGTCAGTTTAGGCCATGTTTGATTAGTGATCACCACTGCCGTTTCCGTGAGAGCCGAGTACAGAAATCTCATCGAGCATGTGAAGGGATGGTTAGGTGGGGAAATACACCAGATGTTTTTACTGCGTGTTGGATCTCATATTCTCATCTCCAAGGACGACGGTGTGGTTAGATGGGAATGCGAGGACATAGGGCAGTAACTGCACCACCAAGAGCAGTAAATTGCTGCAGCAGTACACATGTCCGTGACTTGAAAGCTTGATCGTA from Sorghum bicolor cultivar BTx623 chromosome 3, Sorghum_bicolor_NCBIv3, whole genome shotgun sequence encodes the following:
- the LOC8085797 gene encoding 50S ribosomal protein L3-2, chloroplastic — encoded protein: MAAASRGLLARLRGLSLSAGGSPRLPFPPSRLFSAEAFVSHSDDDDAGGEGGGGGRIIEARAGVMGPTSRRTGVIGVKCGMSAMWDKWGAKVPITVLWVDDNVVTQVKTAEKEGFFALQLGAGQKKEKHLTKPEVGHFRAQGVPLKRKLREFPVTEDALLPVGTTITVRHFLPGQFVDVTGITKGKGFAGVMKKHGFSGGPASHGASLSHRSGGSTGQRDAPGRVFKNRKMPGRMGGVQRTVKNVWVYQIDPARNLLYLKGQVPGPQGSFVFVKDSIYKKPDTALLPFPTYFTQEGEPEDLEPLIADLGDVDPFMAAD